A portion of the Parcubacteria group bacterium genome contains these proteins:
- a CDS encoding SMC-Scp complex subunit ScpB, which produces MSLDKQIESILFHKAEPLTGKELGRLLGASEKEVEEALVTLGVALKDRGVALLRKDDEVMLGTAPEVSALIEKINKEELSKDLGKASLETLTIILYRGPLSRSNIDYIRGVNSSFILRNLLVRGLIERVSNPEDTRSFLYRPTFDLLAHLGVTHVSELSEYATVRAEMEAFEKVQGTQAGSREGEVAEKES; this is translated from the coding sequence ATGTCATTAGACAAACAAATTGAATCCATACTTTTTCACAAAGCAGAGCCGCTTACCGGTAAAGAGCTCGGGCGACTTTTGGGTGCAAGCGAAAAGGAGGTCGAAGAGGCGCTCGTGACGCTCGGGGTAGCCCTCAAGGACCGGGGTGTTGCTCTTCTAAGGAAAGATGATGAGGTTATGCTCGGGACCGCCCCGGAGGTGAGCGCCTTAATCGAAAAAATTAACAAGGAAGAACTGTCAAAAGACCTGGGTAAGGCTTCACTCGAAACGCTCACTATTATTCTCTATCGCGGACCGCTTTCTCGGAGTAATATCGACTACATACGAGGCGTTAATTCGAGTTTTATCCTAAGAAATTTGCTAGTGAGGGGATTGATCGAGCGGGTTTCCAATCCCGAAGATACACGCAGTTTCCTGTATCGACCAACGTTTGATTTGCTTGCGCACCTCGGAGTTACCCACGTAAGCGAGCTTTCAGAGTACGCGACGGTGCGGGCAGAAATGGAGGCGTTTGAAAAAGTACAAGGAACACAGGCGGGCTCGAGAGAGGGGGAAGTAGCAGAAAAAGAATCCTAA
- a CDS encoding D-alanyl-D-alanine carboxypeptidase, with product MEARYTIHNLVWVAAALLFVFLVSALFLGAPREVSKGTETDVLGSPYEGLQLSARSAMVWDIALEKPLFEKNPEAQLSLASLTKVMTALLAEEALQKDAEIVVGKDAVAEEGDSGLLVGERWRAKDLIGLTLVTSSNDGAAALGAAATFGALPPGELEGEGGSMRTLMNEKARALRMTQTFFINPSGLDVSAGLSGAYGSARDFALLLSYALREHPSIFEATPYARRTFISLDNKVHNVENTHKTIETLPAIIASKTGFTDLAGGNLAVVFEAGPTRPIAVVVLGGTEEGRFSDVEKLVWATLEEISAQ from the coding sequence ATGGAAGCTCGATACACAATTCACAACCTAGTATGGGTAGCAGCGGCTCTGCTATTCGTCTTTCTCGTGTCTGCGTTGTTTTTGGGAGCTCCTCGAGAAGTGAGCAAAGGTACAGAGACGGACGTCCTTGGTTCTCCATACGAAGGACTTCAACTCTCTGCTCGGTCAGCTATGGTGTGGGACATTGCTCTAGAGAAACCACTTTTCGAAAAGAATCCCGAAGCACAGTTGTCGCTTGCATCGCTCACAAAGGTGATGACGGCGCTCTTGGCAGAAGAGGCTCTGCAGAAAGATGCAGAGATTGTTGTTGGCAAAGACGCCGTGGCGGAAGAAGGCGATAGCGGGCTTCTGGTAGGCGAGCGTTGGCGGGCAAAAGATTTGATCGGCCTCACGCTTGTAACTTCTTCCAATGATGGGGCGGCTGCACTCGGGGCCGCGGCGACCTTCGGGGCTCTTCCGCCAGGAGAATTAGAAGGAGAAGGGGGCAGTATGCGTACCCTTATGAATGAAAAGGCGCGAGCGCTCCGTATGACGCAAACATTTTTCATAAATCCTTCCGGACTTGATGTATCGGCGGGGTTGAGCGGCGCGTATGGCTCTGCGCGCGACTTCGCGCTCCTCCTTTCGTATGCACTTCGGGAGCACCCAAGTATTTTCGAAGCGACTCCGTACGCGAGACGGACATTCATCTCGCTCGATAACAAAGTGCATAATGTGGAAAATACCCACAAGACGATAGAAACACTCCCCGCGATCATTGCATCCAAAACAGGGTTCACCGATCTTGCGGGAGGTAATCTTGCTGTGGTGTTTGAGGCGGGGCCAACGCGTCCAATCGCCGTCGTTGTCTTAGGGGGGACCGAAGAGGGACGCTTTTCTGATGTGGAGAAACTCGTCTGGGCGACACTAGAAGAAATCAGCGCTCAATAA
- a CDS encoding MBL fold metallo-hydrolase → MSRSISVAFLGGAQKIGASCHVILLQSGRQKIAVMIDAGRDPRTSRDPEHYDKSLPDMQGLYELLRSGVTELVIVLTHEHFDHSGALILIVLGVEQEFPGLPIRILMTRETAAFAAMLWEEDARDMQGRGWADHTPRFTRAHIARIKSGINFIKPRREIQLAEGIKLLPADAGHTLGSVSPGIEAWGETIFHTGDISFTPNPHLSPALFLQMRRTTMLISEATNLNAKSRKSREEAKEEFFSGVENIVDHGGIALILSFRDRVQWFVEDLVRNGMPPEKILLDGVGIKVAEMTRGFLPSAHLHTVQGVQGQADREKLLKSGWSGVVIATGGMGQGAAVEWMKLLLPIRGHGVFLSGYACEDTPAGLLREAMADRFLESKAIQLPDGRKSRRKQWYPINATVIDERMSGHAETDQLEQFARGMNPQHLVFVHGDKRGVQRYISGADASSFAADGKTKIHFPPTRDRNGSLFILGV, encoded by the coding sequence ATGTCTCGAAGTATTAGTGTTGCTTTCCTTGGTGGCGCGCAGAAAATTGGCGCAAGCTGCCACGTGATTTTGCTCCAAAGTGGACGGCAAAAGATAGCCGTCATGATTGATGCGGGGCGCGACCCTCGAACGTCGCGTGACCCCGAGCACTATGACAAGAGTTTGCCCGACATGCAGGGGCTCTATGAGCTCTTGCGTTCAGGTGTGACTGAACTTGTCATTGTGCTCACACACGAACACTTTGACCACAGCGGTGCACTGATCCTCATTGTGCTCGGAGTGGAGCAGGAATTTCCGGGATTGCCCATTCGCATCTTGATGACACGAGAAACAGCCGCATTTGCGGCGATGCTATGGGAAGAAGATGCGCGAGATATGCAGGGGAGGGGGTGGGCAGACCATACGCCACGCTTCACCCGTGCGCACATCGCCCGCATCAAAAGCGGTATCAATTTCATTAAGCCGCGTCGGGAAATCCAACTCGCGGAAGGCATCAAGTTGCTGCCGGCAGACGCCGGGCACACATTGGGATCTGTTTCGCCGGGCATCGAAGCCTGGGGTGAGACGATCTTCCACACCGGGGACATTTCATTTACCCCGAACCCGCACTTGTCTCCAGCACTCTTCTTGCAGATGCGTCGGACAACGATGCTCATCTCTGAGGCGACAAATCTTAATGCCAAATCGCGGAAAAGCCGCGAGGAGGCAAAAGAGGAGTTTTTCTCCGGAGTAGAAAACATCGTCGACCATGGTGGCATAGCGCTCATCCTTTCATTCCGCGATCGCGTTCAGTGGTTTGTGGAAGATTTGGTGAGAAACGGAATGCCACCCGAGAAGATCCTCCTGGACGGAGTCGGCATCAAGGTCGCCGAGATGACGAGGGGGTTCCTCCCCAGCGCGCATCTGCACACCGTGCAAGGTGTACAAGGTCAAGCGGACCGCGAAAAGCTGCTCAAGTCCGGTTGGTCGGGTGTTGTCATCGCAACTGGCGGCATGGGGCAAGGGGCCGCGGTTGAGTGGATGAAGCTACTCTTGCCCATAAGGGGACATGGTGTTTTCTTGTCAGGCTACGCCTGTGAGGACACACCAGCAGGTTTGCTCCGCGAAGCCATGGCGGACAGATTCCTCGAGAGTAAGGCGATCCAGCTACCCGATGGCAGAAAAAGCCGTCGGAAGCAGTGGTATCCGATCAACGCCACTGTTATCGATGAACGCATGTCTGGTCACGCTGAGACGGACCAACTGGAGCAGTTTGCGCGGGGCATGAACCCGCAACATTTGGTCTTTGTCCATGGTGACAAGCGTGGTGTGCAACGCTATATTTCGGGTGCCGATGCCTCGTCATTTGCGGCGGATGGGAAGACAAAAATACATTTCCCACCCACGCGGGATCGAAACGGTTCTTTATTTATCCTTGGGGTGTAA
- a CDS encoding segregation/condensation protein A, with translation MSSQEGQGYKVKTRTFEGPLDLLLTLIQERKLHISDVSLAEITDDYISYIESLPEFPTREAADFILVASTLVLIKSRALLPALTLTEEEEENIENLEERLRLLKRMRDLVPIVRERYGAAIVYYREPSKDIIPVFAPTGELTAPNLLSTVMNVLKRLPKISDIPQIMVRKVISLEEMMDDLAGRIRGALAISFKEFARDKKDTIGIVVSFLAMLELVKRGIITVRQDKHFEDIAMESGDVATPKYL, from the coding sequence ATGAGTAGTCAGGAAGGGCAAGGATACAAGGTAAAGACGCGTACATTTGAAGGCCCACTGGACCTTCTTTTGACACTTATCCAAGAGCGGAAACTCCACATAAGCGATGTGTCGCTTGCCGAGATTACCGACGACTATATCTCGTACATTGAATCACTTCCCGAATTTCCAACACGAGAAGCGGCCGATTTCATTCTTGTCGCCTCGACGCTGGTTCTCATCAAGTCGCGGGCACTGCTTCCGGCGCTTACTCTCACAGAAGAAGAGGAGGAGAACATCGAGAACCTTGAAGAACGCCTACGCCTTCTCAAGCGAATGCGTGACCTTGTCCCCATAGTGCGCGAACGATATGGTGCGGCAATCGTCTATTATCGTGAACCCTCGAAGGATATAATTCCGGTCTTTGCGCCAACGGGCGAACTTACGGCGCCGAACCTGTTGTCCACCGTAATGAATGTACTTAAGCGATTGCCAAAGATTAGTGATATTCCCCAAATCATGGTACGCAAGGTCATTTCGCTCGAGGAGATGATGGACGATTTGGCGGGGCGCATTCGAGGAGCGCTTGCTATCAGTTTCAAGGAGTTCGCGCGTGATAAAAAAGATACAATTGGTATCGTCGTGAGCTTTCTCGCAATGTTAGAGCTTGTGAAGCGTGGTATTATTACAGTGCGACAGGATAAGCATTTTGAAGATATAGCAATGGAAAGTGGAGATGTGGCAACTCCCAAATACCTCTGA
- a CDS encoding cell division protein FtsW: MRKPVDKWFLGIVLTLLFGGFFIFFSAALSLLARDGALFKSVVTNQAVGVCIGLFLMFVFSRIHYRFIKRYALPFFILSLITTALVFVPEIGFSHGGASRWLSLGPFSFQPSEILKLGFILYFATWLAAMRERVYSFTFSILPFLVLISLVGVLLLLQPDTGTFGLIFGSGIALLVASGARWRDIFALGGVALGGLLALAYFKPYVKERLITFFNPAHDPLGIGYQIQQSLIAIGSGGVLGRGFGESVQKFGFLPEPIADSIFAVFAEEFGFIGGVVLVALFMLFVFRGLSIAKHAPDYFSRLTVVGIVILIGWQAFANIGAMLAILPLSGLPLPFVSHGGSALIVVLAGVGIVLNISRYSKT; this comes from the coding sequence ATGCGCAAACCCGTTGATAAATGGTTTCTAGGGATTGTTCTCACGCTTCTCTTTGGGGGCTTTTTTATATTTTTCTCTGCGGCCTTGAGTCTTCTCGCTCGAGATGGCGCCCTGTTCAAGAGCGTGGTCACAAATCAGGCGGTTGGGGTTTGTATCGGCCTCTTTTTGATGTTTGTGTTTTCGAGGATTCACTACCGTTTTATAAAACGGTACGCGCTCCCGTTTTTCATCCTGTCACTCATTACGACAGCGCTCGTCTTTGTTCCTGAAATCGGTTTTTCACACGGCGGTGCTTCTCGATGGCTCTCCCTCGGACCTTTTTCGTTCCAGCCATCAGAAATCCTAAAGCTTGGATTCATTTTGTATTTCGCGACGTGGCTTGCGGCTATGCGCGAAAGGGTATATTCCTTTACGTTTAGTATCCTACCCTTTTTAGTTCTTATTTCTCTCGTGGGAGTGCTGTTGCTCCTCCAGCCGGATACGGGAACTTTTGGACTAATCTTTGGTTCTGGGATCGCCCTCCTTGTCGCCAGTGGGGCCCGTTGGCGAGACATCTTTGCGCTCGGGGGGGTGGCGCTAGGTGGCCTCCTCGCTCTCGCGTATTTTAAGCCGTACGTTAAAGAGCGGCTTATCACTTTTTTTAATCCAGCGCACGACCCTCTCGGTATTGGGTATCAAATTCAGCAATCGCTCATAGCCATCGGCTCCGGTGGTGTATTGGGACGGGGTTTTGGCGAGAGCGTCCAGAAGTTTGGTTTCTTGCCGGAGCCGATCGCAGACTCCATTTTTGCCGTCTTTGCCGAAGAGTTTGGTTTTATCGGGGGAGTTGTTTTGGTAGCGTTGTTTATGCTCTTTGTATTTCGGGGCCTTTCTATTGCAAAACACGCCCCCGATTATTTTTCTCGACTAACGGTTGTCGGAATTGTTATACTCATAGGGTGGCAGGCCTTTGCAAATATCGGCGCAATGCTCGCAATACTGCCACTCTCTGGCTTGCCACTCCCGTTTGTTTCTCATGGGGGGTCGGCATTGATTGTCGTGCTTGCCGGTGTGGGTATCGTCCTCAATATCTCACGGTA
- the dnaK gene encoding molecular chaperone DnaK, with protein sequence MPKILGIDLGTTNSAMAIVEGGTPKIIENAEGGRTTPSVVAVAKNGERLVGLVAKRQSVTNPQNTVTGIKRFMGHRFLDPTIQKEKGEVSFEVIKGDAEGVKVTMGDKRHTPEEISAVILQKLKRDAEAKLGEKITEVVITVPAYFDDSQRKATKVAGEIAGFNVRRILNEPTAAALAYGFQKKKNEKIAVYDFGGGTFDITVLEVGDEVIEVKATDGDSHMGGEDIDREIVRHLAGEFKKENGIDISKDPLALQRLKEAAEKAKHELSEVMEAEINLPFITSDQNGPKHLVTKLSRAKLEALAESYISKSIEITKRAMEVSKFTYAEIEEVILVGGQTRMPAIVRAVKELFGKEPNKSINPDEVVAAGAAIQAGILQGDVKDILLLDVTPLSLGIETLGGVATKVIERNTTIPTERKQTFSTAADNQTSVEVHVVQGERPMAADNKTLGKFILDGIPPSPRGIPQVEVIFDINANGILTVKARDKASGKEQSIRIEASANIKDEDVERMKKEAEAHASEDEKKRLLAEVRNAAETLVYTAEKAIRDYGDKVPAEVKTDVESKIGDVKKALEGDNTETLKKAVEDLNTSLQKIGESMAGNGSTKGPQAAPEDGTRDAEYDAGEGGEGGSEGGDTNKKE encoded by the coding sequence ATGCCAAAAATACTCGGAATTGATCTCGGTACCACAAACTCAGCGATGGCTATCGTCGAGGGTGGTACACCAAAAATTATAGAGAATGCTGAAGGCGGGCGGACAACCCCGTCTGTTGTTGCTGTCGCAAAGAACGGTGAGCGGCTTGTCGGCCTTGTCGCAAAAAGGCAATCAGTAACAAACCCGCAAAACACAGTTACGGGTATTAAGCGGTTTATGGGGCACCGCTTCCTAGACCCTACTATCCAAAAAGAAAAAGGGGAAGTCTCCTTTGAGGTAATCAAAGGGGATGCGGAAGGCGTCAAAGTTACAATGGGTGACAAGCGTCACACCCCGGAAGAAATCTCTGCGGTCATCTTGCAGAAGCTTAAGCGTGACGCGGAAGCAAAACTCGGCGAGAAGATAACCGAGGTGGTCATCACCGTGCCCGCCTATTTCGATGACTCACAGCGCAAGGCGACTAAAGTTGCCGGAGAGATCGCTGGTTTCAATGTGCGGCGTATCTTAAACGAGCCAACAGCGGCGGCCCTTGCTTATGGTTTTCAAAAAAAGAAAAACGAAAAGATCGCAGTGTATGATTTTGGTGGAGGAACCTTTGATATTACCGTCCTTGAGGTGGGGGACGAAGTCATAGAGGTTAAGGCGACTGATGGGGATAGTCACATGGGTGGAGAAGATATTGACCGTGAGATAGTACGCCATCTCGCAGGGGAGTTTAAAAAGGAAAACGGTATTGATATCTCAAAGGACCCATTGGCACTCCAGCGCCTTAAAGAAGCGGCAGAGAAGGCGAAACACGAGCTTTCAGAAGTGATGGAAGCTGAGATCAACCTTCCGTTTATCACCTCGGACCAGAATGGACCTAAGCACCTCGTGACCAAGCTATCACGGGCCAAGCTCGAAGCGCTTGCCGAATCCTACATCTCAAAGTCTATTGAGATAACGAAGCGTGCCATGGAGGTATCAAAGTTTACGTACGCCGAAATCGAGGAAGTGATTTTGGTGGGTGGTCAAACCCGCATGCCGGCGATTGTTCGTGCGGTTAAGGAGTTATTTGGAAAAGAGCCAAACAAGAGCATTAACCCGGACGAAGTGGTTGCCGCCGGTGCCGCAATTCAGGCTGGCATTCTCCAGGGCGACGTAAAAGACATCCTGCTTTTGGATGTGACCCCGCTCTCACTTGGGATTGAGACGCTTGGAGGTGTTGCAACTAAGGTTATAGAGCGCAACACCACTATTCCAACGGAGCGGAAGCAAACATTCTCAACAGCCGCTGACAACCAGACATCAGTAGAGGTGCATGTGGTGCAGGGTGAGCGTCCGATGGCTGCTGATAACAAGACCCTCGGTAAGTTTATTCTGGACGGCATTCCGCCATCTCCGCGCGGTATCCCCCAAGTCGAGGTAATCTTTGATATCAATGCGAACGGGATTTTGACGGTGAAGGCCCGCGACAAAGCAAGCGGCAAGGAACAATCGATTCGTATTGAGGCGAGCGCCAATATTAAAGATGAAGATGTGGAGCGGATGAAGAAAGAGGCGGAGGCTCATGCTTCTGAAGATGAGAAGAAGCGCTTGCTTGCAGAAGTGCGAAATGCCGCGGAAACATTGGTATACACTGCCGAAAAAGCAATCAGGGATTATGGCGACAAAGTTCCAGCGGAGGTTAAGACGGATGTCGAGAGCAAGATCGGTGACGTGAAAAAGGCCCTTGAAGGGGACAACACCGAGACGCTCAAGAAGGCCGTCGAAGATCTGAACACCTCACTCCAGAAAATCGGCGAATCTATGGCGGGTAATGGCTCTACCAAGGGTCCCCAGGCTGCTCCCGAAGATGGCACTCGCGACGCAGAGTACGACGCTGGCGAAGGAGGTGAAGGTGGCAGTGAAGGGGGCGACACGAACAAAAAAGAGTAA
- a CDS encoding nucleotide exchange factor GrpE, whose amino-acid sequence MPDNRDTNADDIQLEETNDEGESSFRDKEKKLREKLLECEKERQEYLDGWQRAKADFINARKAEEESRKTLREFVKEDILSQILPVVDSFELAFRNKEAWEKADKGWRAGVEYIYTQLIGVLKSNSILEIHPEGAHFDPTRHESIETVQTNNEEDDGKIVEVTQRGYTLHGRVLRPARVKVAKYKAS is encoded by the coding sequence ATGCCTGACAACAGAGACACAAACGCCGATGATATCCAGCTTGAAGAAACCAACGACGAAGGTGAGAGTTCTTTTCGTGATAAAGAAAAGAAGCTTCGTGAAAAGCTTCTCGAGTGCGAAAAGGAACGACAAGAGTACCTCGACGGCTGGCAGAGGGCAAAAGCCGACTTCATCAATGCACGCAAAGCTGAAGAGGAATCGCGCAAGACACTCCGGGAGTTTGTAAAAGAAGACATCCTCTCGCAAATACTCCCAGTTGTAGACAGTTTTGAACTTGCTTTTCGGAACAAAGAGGCTTGGGAAAAGGCAGATAAGGGCTGGCGAGCGGGCGTCGAATACATTTATACGCAACTCATCGGTGTTTTGAAGAGTAATAGTATACTAGAGATACATCCCGAAGGTGCACACTTTGATCCCACGAGACACGAGTCGATTGAGACCGTTCAAACCAACAACGAAGAGGATGATGGAAAGATAGTGGAAGTGACGCAAAGAGGGTATACACTCCATGGTCGCGTCCTCCGCCCCGCACGGGTCAAGGTAGCAAAATACAAAGCAAGCTAA
- a CDS encoding DnaJ domain-containing protein, which yields MPKDYYQVLGVSKGATKENIKKAYHQLARKFHPDNKETGDESKFKEISEAYYTLSDDKRRAEYDAYGSVFSGAQGGGANRGGFPFGSGGFGSAGFDLGDIFEDFFGGVAGSGNWRGGFRSGTPRGRDISIDIDVSFAEGAYGVERTVLLAKTTKCTVCSGTGGEPGTGTKTCVPCNGQGRFHETRSTVLGTITSVRECDECKGEGKVPNETCHECRGMGVLRRQEEITIRIPAGIEDGSVIREPGTGEAVLKGTPGDLYVRVHVARHPYFRRDGNDLVMNLNIKLTDALLGATYPVHALDGSVLKVKIPAGVGLNEKLRVKGKGVPLEGGRKGDLLVKLNVNLPSNLSERTKELIEKLRKEGI from the coding sequence ATGCCAAAAGACTATTACCAAGTTCTCGGTGTTTCGAAGGGCGCCACAAAGGAGAATATCAAAAAAGCGTACCACCAACTTGCGCGCAAGTTTCATCCTGACAACAAAGAGACAGGGGATGAAAGTAAGTTCAAAGAAATTAGCGAAGCATATTACACACTTTCGGATGACAAGCGCCGCGCGGAGTACGACGCGTACGGAAGTGTTTTCAGTGGAGCCCAAGGGGGGGGCGCCAACCGAGGCGGATTCCCCTTTGGTTCGGGAGGATTCGGTAGCGCGGGATTCGACTTGGGAGATATCTTCGAAGATTTTTTTGGCGGTGTTGCCGGATCCGGAAACTGGCGAGGCGGTTTTCGAAGCGGGACACCTCGAGGGAGAGACATTTCAATAGATATCGACGTCTCTTTTGCCGAAGGAGCGTATGGTGTAGAGCGCACAGTATTGCTCGCCAAGACGACAAAGTGCACCGTATGCAGTGGCACTGGTGGGGAACCGGGTACGGGAACCAAGACTTGCGTACCATGTAACGGACAAGGACGGTTCCACGAAACACGCTCGACGGTGCTCGGCACCATTACGAGCGTTCGGGAATGTGATGAATGCAAAGGAGAAGGCAAAGTACCTAACGAAACATGTCACGAGTGTCGCGGTATGGGCGTACTCCGAAGACAAGAAGAAATCACTATCCGTATTCCTGCTGGTATTGAGGACGGTAGCGTGATTCGCGAACCCGGAACAGGTGAAGCTGTGCTCAAAGGGACACCAGGCGACTTGTATGTTCGGGTTCATGTTGCGCGGCATCCGTATTTCCGTAGAGATGGCAATGACCTCGTTATGAATTTGAACATCAAGTTAACTGACGCGCTCCTCGGCGCCACATACCCAGTGCACGCGCTTGATGGCTCTGTACTCAAGGTAAAGATTCCTGCCGGAGTCGGCTTAAACGAAAAACTTCGAGTAAAAGGAAAGGGTGTGCCTTTGGAAGGGGGGCGCAAGGGTGACCTCCTTGTAAAGTTAAACGTCAATCTCCCGTCAAATCTTTCCGAGCGCACCAAAGAGCTCATCGAGAAGCTTAGAAAAGAGGGGATCTAA
- the aspS gene encoding aspartate--tRNA ligase, translating into MVSRTYIKDLHSHVGKEVTVAGWISGRRDHGKLIFLDLRDETGLVQTVAKPTHETAHHIADTLRQEWVIKGKAMVNKRPEKMVNAEQDNGDIELEFTALEVLNSAETPLFDLGTPGYEVSEETRLKYRYLDLRRARLQKNMRMRDKVIQYMRAFLGQRGFVEIETPILTKSTPEGARDYIVPSRLDQGKFYALPQSPQQYKQLLMASGFERYFQVARVFRDEDMRGDRQAEFTQLDIEMAFPTQEEILNLTEELYTSIVQELYPKKRMQQTPWPRMSYEEAMKKYGTDRPDIRENKEDPDLLAFVWVLDFPLFEPTLENGHFAPSHHMFTAPKEEDLGKLDTDPGSVRSYQHDMVLNGYEVGGGSIRIHNSDLQQKIFKLIGFDERQQKEFAHMLEAFRRGVPPHGGIAPGIDRFIMVLQNEPNIREVIAFPKTGEGRDLMMSAPSDVAQKQLDELGISIKKKK; encoded by the coding sequence ATGGTATCTCGTACTTACATTAAGGATTTACACTCACACGTCGGCAAAGAGGTTACTGTTGCGGGGTGGATTTCAGGTCGCCGCGACCACGGGAAGCTCATCTTCCTCGATCTTCGTGATGAGACAGGACTGGTGCAAACCGTTGCGAAACCCACACACGAAACCGCGCACCACATAGCAGACACACTACGGCAGGAATGGGTCATCAAAGGAAAGGCGATGGTCAACAAACGCCCCGAAAAGATGGTGAACGCCGAGCAAGACAACGGCGACATAGAGCTCGAGTTCACAGCCCTCGAGGTATTGAACAGCGCCGAAACACCACTCTTTGACCTTGGAACTCCAGGGTATGAGGTGAGCGAAGAGACTCGTCTCAAATATCGTTATCTCGATTTGCGCCGAGCGCGTCTCCAGAAAAACATGCGCATGCGTGACAAGGTCATACAGTACATGCGCGCCTTTTTAGGGCAACGAGGTTTTGTGGAGATTGAGACTCCTATTTTGACGAAGTCGACCCCCGAAGGAGCGAGAGACTACATCGTGCCCTCGCGGTTGGACCAAGGTAAGTTCTACGCCTTGCCGCAATCACCCCAGCAATACAAACAACTTCTCATGGCCTCCGGCTTTGAGCGGTACTTTCAGGTTGCCCGCGTATTTCGCGATGAAGACATGCGTGGCGACAGGCAAGCCGAATTCACCCAGCTTGATATTGAGATGGCATTTCCAACACAGGAGGAGATTTTGAATCTAACAGAGGAGCTTTACACCTCAATTGTGCAGGAGCTCTACCCGAAGAAACGCATGCAGCAAACCCCGTGGCCGCGCATGAGCTATGAGGAGGCAATGAAGAAGTACGGAACCGACCGACCGGATATTCGCGAGAACAAAGAAGACCCCGATCTTCTGGCTTTTGTGTGGGTACTTGATTTTCCGCTTTTCGAGCCCACCCTTGAGAATGGTCACTTTGCGCCAAGCCATCACATGTTCACAGCCCCAAAGGAGGAAGACTTAGGAAAACTCGATACGGACCCGGGCTCTGTGCGCTCTTACCAACACGACATGGTTCTGAACGGCTACGAAGTCGGGGGTGGCAGTATCCGCATTCACAATTCCGATCTTCAGCAAAAGATCTTTAAGCTCATTGGCTTTGACGAACGACAACAAAAAGAGTTTGCGCACATGCTCGAGGCATTTCGGCGTGGAGTGCCGCCCCATGGTGGCATAGCCCCAGGTATCGATCGCTTTATTATGGTGCTCCAAAACGAACCCAACATTCGCGAAGTAATCGCATTCCCGAAGACAGGAGAGGGGAGGGATCTTATGATGAGCGCCCCTTCCGACGTTGCTCAAAAGCAGTTAGATGAGCTTGGTATCTCCATTAAAAAGAAGAAGTGA
- the trpS gene encoding tryptophan--tRNA ligase, with protein MKERKKMLSGIKPTGLLHIGNYFGMMKQSVELQSEYESTFFIPDYHALTTLHDPKLLKSFVREVILGYLSVGLDPKKVLLFRQSDVPEHTELAWIFNCITTVSYLSRGHAYKDAEAKGEEVSVGTFDYPMLMAADILLYDTDVVPVGQDQKQHVEFARDTAEKFNRLFGETFKLPEERIMKEVATVPGLDGRKMSKSYNNYIPLFASREVIVEKVMAIVTDSKGGRPENVFAIHRLLRDAQVLEPLYDAHVGNYKALKEALVEDLDAFIAPMREKREKLEKEYDVDALLREGGERARAIASTKMRDVRAKVGVR; from the coding sequence ATGAAAGAGAGGAAGAAAATGCTCTCCGGCATCAAGCCGACGGGGCTTCTCCATATCGGCAACTATTTCGGCATGATGAAGCAGTCAGTGGAGCTTCAGAGTGAATACGAGAGCACTTTTTTCATCCCAGACTATCACGCGCTGACGACACTCCACGATCCAAAACTACTTAAGAGTTTTGTCAGAGAAGTTATTCTCGGCTATCTCTCGGTCGGGCTCGATCCCAAGAAAGTACTTCTTTTTCGCCAATCCGACGTTCCCGAACACACTGAACTTGCTTGGATTTTTAACTGCATCACGACCGTCTCCTATCTCTCGCGTGGACACGCGTACAAGGATGCAGAAGCTAAGGGTGAGGAGGTGTCTGTCGGTACTTTTGATTACCCAATGCTTATGGCGGCGGACATTTTGCTCTATGATACGGACGTTGTTCCTGTCGGGCAAGATCAAAAACAGCATGTCGAGTTTGCGCGAGATACGGCAGAGAAATTCAATCGACTTTTTGGTGAGACCTTCAAACTTCCAGAAGAGCGCATTATGAAGGAAGTTGCGACGGTGCCAGGGCTTGATGGGCGCAAGATGTCAAAGAGTTACAATAACTACATTCCACTTTTTGCATCACGCGAAGTCATCGTAGAAAAGGTCATGGCCATTGTCACGGATTCTAAAGGAGGCCGTCCAGAAAATGTATTTGCAATCCACCGACTCCTTCGAGATGCCCAAGTATTGGAGCCCTTGTACGACGCACATGTGGGGAATTACAAAGCGCTCAAGGAGGCGCTTGTCGAAGATTTGGATGCATTTATTGCGCCGATGCGAGAAAAGCGCGAGAAGCTCGAGAAAGAGTACGATGTTGACGCGCTTCTGCGAGAAGGAGGGGAGAGGGCGAGAGCGATTGCGTCTACCAAGATGCGCGATGTTCGTGCTAAAGTTGGCGTTCGATAA